One genomic segment of Amycolatopsis granulosa includes these proteins:
- a CDS encoding protein kinase domain-containing protein, with protein MSDEGRLVAGRYRIERRIGTGAMGTVWQAHDELLGRAVAIKQLLLQPGLDPHEAEDAKQRTMREGRIAARLHHPNAISVFDVVTDDNGHPCLVMEYLPSTSLAELLRERKTLPPREVARVGAQIAAALKEAHAVGIVHRDIKPGNILLADNGVVKITDFGISRAKDDVTVTKTGMIAGTPAYLAPEVAIGGDPGPEADVFSLGSTLYAACEGQPPFGLSENTLSLLHAVAAGQINPPRQSGPLASVLAVLLHPETRHRPTAAEAEELLAAVARGETPLGGPAGETRFAPSGGALAGGALAAGALGAAAGAGTTRAFRGDNFGQQAGTLGAAGNQFYDEYDDYAPTSAYPEEDYDRQGATRAAPAGYDDEPAPATDEDDEAKPGKWKVPAAIGAVVVAGLVALGFWLFGDSHGNTANTTGTHQPEVPAPLTSSSTWKTEDWTPTAGRPSQFDDVPTKSPGSRRSSSEGSVEERPTSPPKSSASKTVVQTSTPEKSSIEDVPAPSSSNGNP; from the coding sequence GTGAGCGACGAGGGTCGCCTGGTCGCCGGCCGGTACCGGATCGAACGGCGAATCGGCACCGGCGCCATGGGTACGGTGTGGCAGGCGCACGACGAGCTGCTCGGACGAGCGGTCGCGATCAAGCAGCTGCTCCTGCAGCCGGGGCTGGACCCGCACGAGGCCGAGGACGCCAAGCAGCGCACCATGCGCGAGGGCCGGATCGCCGCGCGGTTGCACCACCCCAACGCGATCTCCGTGTTCGACGTGGTCACCGACGACAACGGCCACCCGTGCCTGGTCATGGAGTACCTGCCGTCGACCAGCCTCGCCGAGCTGCTGCGGGAGCGGAAGACCCTGCCGCCGCGTGAGGTCGCGCGCGTCGGCGCCCAGATCGCCGCAGCGCTCAAGGAGGCGCACGCCGTCGGCATCGTGCACCGCGACATCAAGCCGGGCAACATCCTGCTCGCCGACAACGGCGTGGTGAAGATCACCGACTTCGGTATCTCGCGGGCCAAGGACGACGTCACGGTCACCAAGACCGGGATGATCGCCGGCACCCCGGCCTACCTGGCGCCGGAGGTCGCGATCGGTGGCGACCCCGGCCCGGAGGCGGACGTCTTCTCGCTCGGCTCGACGCTGTACGCGGCGTGCGAGGGCCAGCCCCCGTTCGGGCTGAGCGAGAACACCCTGAGCCTGCTGCACGCGGTCGCCGCGGGGCAGATCAACCCCCCGCGGCAGTCCGGCCCGCTGGCGAGCGTGCTGGCCGTGCTGCTGCACCCCGAGACCCGGCACCGGCCGACCGCCGCGGAGGCGGAGGAGCTGCTCGCCGCGGTGGCCCGCGGTGAGACCCCGCTGGGCGGTCCGGCGGGCGAGACCCGGTTCGCGCCCTCGGGCGGGGCGCTGGCGGGCGGTGCGCTGGCCGCCGGAGCGCTCGGCGCGGCGGCGGGTGCCGGTACCACGCGAGCGTTTCGTGGTGACAACTTCGGCCAGCAGGCAGGCACTCTGGGTGCGGCGGGCAACCAGTTCTACGACGAGTACGACGACTACGCCCCCACCTCGGCCTACCCCGAGGAGGACTACGACCGCCAGGGCGCGACCCGTGCGGCCCCGGCCGGCTACGACGACGAGCCCGCTCCTGCCACGGACGAGGACGACGAGGCCAAGCCGGGCAAGTGGAAGGTCCCGGCGGCCATCGGTGCCGTGGTGGTGGCCGGGCTGGTGGCCCTCGGATTCTGGTTGTTCGGCGACTCGCACGGCAACACCGCCAACACCACCGGGACCCACCAGCCGGAGGTCCCGGCGCCCCTGACCAGCTCGTCGACGTGGAAGACGGAGGACTGGACGCCGACCGCGGGCAGGCCGAGCCAGTTCGATGACGTGCCGACGAAGTCCCCCGGTTCGCGCCGCAGCAGCTCGGAGGGGAGCGTCGAGGAGCGGCCCACCTCGCCGCCCAAGTCGAGCGCGTCGAAGACGGTGGTCCAGACCTCGACGCCGGAGAAGTCGTCGATCGAAGACGTGCCGGCGCCGTCGTCGTCGAACGGCAACCCGTAA
- a CDS encoding chorismate mutase, with protein sequence MNAQTHEKDTSPESSGEPVATAEEIAELRKEIDWLDAEILRLVKRRVEVSRRIGAARMAAGGTRIVYNREMDVLARYRELGPDGRQLAMALLNLGRGRLGR encoded by the coding sequence ATGAACGCACAGACACATGAGAAGGACACCTCGCCGGAGTCCTCGGGGGAACCCGTGGCGACGGCCGAGGAGATCGCCGAGCTGCGCAAGGAGATCGACTGGCTGGACGCGGAGATCCTGCGGCTCGTCAAGCGCCGCGTCGAGGTCTCCCGCCGCATCGGTGCCGCGCGGATGGCCGCGGGCGGCACCCGCATCGTCTACAACCGCGAAATGGACGTGCTCGCCCGCTACCGCGAGCTCGGCCCGGACGGCCGTCAGCTCGCCATGGCCCTGCTGAATCTGGGGCGTGGACGGCTCGGCCGCTGA
- a CDS encoding DUF1707 SHOCT-like domain-containing protein has translation MNTPSKRMRAGDQDRERVAGRLQQAGGEGRLSLAETEDRMGAAYAATYLDELAALTQDLPRPAPPEPPRPPRFPVPLRVHAAVVAVLSALLIVRFVASGAPFFWPAVPLFWLGVSLLAHAAIRYRRRAVPY, from the coding sequence ATGAACACACCATCGAAACGGATGCGGGCCGGTGACCAGGACCGGGAGCGCGTGGCGGGCCGGCTGCAGCAGGCCGGCGGCGAGGGCAGGCTCTCGCTCGCCGAAACCGAAGACCGGATGGGTGCCGCGTACGCGGCGACCTACCTCGACGAACTGGCCGCGCTCACGCAGGACCTGCCGCGGCCGGCGCCGCCGGAACCACCGAGGCCGCCGCGCTTCCCCGTGCCGCTGCGGGTGCACGCCGCGGTCGTGGCCGTGTTGTCGGCGCTGCTCATCGTCCGGTTCGTCGCGTCGGGCGCGCCGTTCTTCTGGCCGGCGGTGCCGTTGTTCTGGCTGGGTGTGAGCCTGCTCGCGCACGCGGCGATCCGTTACCGGCGGCGAGCTGTGCCATACTGA